One region of Chlorobiota bacterium genomic DNA includes:
- a CDS encoding PorT family protein, whose protein sequence is MRPIFLLLLLLPAVLSAQQISIGFRGGVASTTAAVDPELSLAARTGVLVSAGVGFQFTELLGAQAEVQFVQRGARIALPTGIGRVAGTYQLDYLQFPLLLKVGLTEGRLRVFAVAGPTLGVLFSAQASGSVAGIDTTLSATDDFKNNEWAIEFGGGTEIDLDPMIALTADVRYDLGLTNVLNQSDFPPLQLNQMRLNGLKAEVGILFRL, encoded by the coding sequence ATGCGCCCTATCTTCTTGCTGTTGTTGCTGCTGCCGGCGGTTCTTTCGGCCCAGCAGATTTCCATTGGGTTTCGCGGAGGGGTGGCCTCCACCACTGCTGCGGTGGACCCCGAGCTGTCGCTTGCGGCGCGAACCGGGGTGCTGGTAAGTGCTGGCGTTGGGTTCCAGTTTACGGAGTTGTTGGGCGCGCAGGCCGAGGTCCAGTTTGTGCAGCGGGGTGCCCGCATCGCCTTGCCAACGGGGATTGGACGGGTTGCCGGAACCTACCAGCTTGACTACCTCCAATTCCCCCTGCTGCTGAAAGTTGGATTGACCGAAGGAAGGCTGCGCGTCTTCGCCGTTGCCGGGCCAACGCTTGGGGTGCTGTTTTCGGCGCAAGCCAGCGGCTCGGTGGCGGGGATTGACACCACGCTTTCGGCCACCGATGATTTCAAAAACAACGAATGGGCAATTGAGTTCGGCGGCGGAACGGAGATTGACCTGGACCCGATGATTGCCCTTACCGCCGATGTTCGCTACGACCTTGGGCTGACAAACGTGCTGAACCAAAGCGACTTCCCCCCGCTGCAACTCAACCAGATGAGGCTGAACGGGTTGAAGGCGGAAGTCGGAATACTGTTTCGCTTGTGA
- the uvrA gene encoding excinuclease ABC subunit UvrA, whose translation MTLLPPIARLVGSGAPEKAFDGIPDEAFDGIIVRGAREHNLKGVDVEIPRESLTVITGLSGSGKSSLAFDTIYAEGQRRYVESLSPYARQFLGLMERPDVDLIEGLSPAISIEQKTVSGNPRSTVGTVTEIYDFLRLLFARVGVQHCVNCGNPVVKQTPDQVLEAILQNYSGQRIALLAPVVRGRKGHYQELFEKIQKDGFTRVRTDGEIREIEQGMKLDRYKIHNVEIVVDRLLVEDSSRSRLFSSVETALKFGEGNMIVVRWDDPKGDALFSEKLACPDCGISYEEPEPNSFSFNSPYGSCPKCEGLGESTTFAMDLIIPDMNLSLHEEGVRPLGKPRKTWQWAQVTAVIEHFGHDVHTPLNKYSKEAFQAMMFGGGKQKFTIPYTYSNGRTVTYNHRFEGVIHNLEHHYQNTSSASIRGWLDSFMKSVECPQCSGGRLKPESLAVRIDQRNINDLVSLPINEAVAALQKLKLNKRQHEIGHLIIKEIVERMEFLLEVGLHYLTLNRTARTLSGGEAQRIRLATQIGSQLSGVLYVLDEPSIGLHQHDNVKLIGSLKRLRDLGNTVVVVEHDREMIESADYVIDLGPGAGELGGELVGASLPEAFLTLDAGHQNGRALKIEGDLSRSLTFQYLTGQRVIETPTKRRAGNGKYIRLEGARGHNLKNVTLELPLGTFVCVTGLSGSGKSSLINETLYPILSHHFYQSHLPTLPHKRIEGLELIDKVIDIDQSPIGRTPRSNPATYTGVFTFIRDLFTQLPESKIRGYSAGRFSFNVAGGRCEECEGDGLKKIEMNFLPDVYVTCEACNGKRYNRETLEVRYKGRNISEVLEMTVAESASFFEDIPRISRKLKTLNDVGLGYLRLGQQATTLSGGEAQRVKLATELSKVSTGRTMYLLDEPTTGLHFEDVRMLLKVVQSLVDKGNTVVVIEHNLDVIKSADWIIDVGPEGGKHGGRIIAEGTPEQVMEIEESYTGRYLELEMEIERRRKG comes from the coding sequence ATGACCCTGCTTCCCCCCATTGCCAGATTGGTTGGCAGCGGCGCGCCGGAGAAAGCCTTCGATGGAATCCCCGATGAAGCCTTCGACGGGATCATCGTTCGTGGCGCGCGCGAGCATAACCTGAAAGGGGTGGATGTGGAAATCCCGCGCGAATCGCTGACGGTGATCACCGGGCTTTCCGGTTCGGGCAAATCATCGCTGGCGTTCGACACGATTTACGCCGAAGGGCAACGCCGCTACGTGGAAAGCCTTTCCCCCTACGCCCGCCAGTTTCTTGGCCTGATGGAACGCCCCGATGTTGACCTGATTGAAGGCCTTTCCCCGGCAATCTCCATCGAACAAAAAACCGTTTCCGGCAACCCCCGCTCCACTGTTGGGACCGTCACCGAGATTTATGATTTCCTGCGGTTGCTGTTTGCACGGGTGGGGGTCCAGCATTGCGTCAACTGCGGCAACCCGGTGGTGAAACAAACCCCCGACCAAGTTCTGGAGGCGATCCTCCAGAACTACAGCGGCCAACGGATTGCACTGCTTGCCCCGGTGGTTCGCGGGCGGAAAGGGCATTATCAGGAACTGTTCGAGAAGATTCAGAAAGATGGATTCACGCGGGTGCGGACCGATGGCGAAATCCGCGAGATTGAGCAAGGGATGAAGCTGGATCGCTACAAAATTCACAACGTGGAGATTGTGGTGGACCGCTTGCTGGTGGAGGATTCGTCGCGGTCGCGGCTGTTCAGTTCGGTGGAAACCGCGCTGAAGTTCGGCGAAGGAAACATGATCGTCGTCCGGTGGGATGACCCAAAGGGGGATGCCCTCTTCTCCGAAAAACTTGCCTGCCCCGACTGCGGCATCAGCTACGAGGAACCGGAGCCGAACTCCTTCAGCTTCAACTCACCCTACGGCTCCTGTCCGAAGTGCGAAGGGCTTGGCGAGTCCACCACATTCGCCATGGACCTTATCATCCCGGACATGAATTTGTCGCTCCATGAAGAAGGGGTGCGCCCGCTTGGGAAGCCGCGAAAAACGTGGCAGTGGGCCCAAGTCACCGCCGTGATCGAGCATTTTGGCCACGACGTTCACACTCCGCTGAACAAGTACAGCAAGGAGGCTTTCCAGGCGATGATGTTTGGGGGAGGGAAGCAGAAGTTCACCATCCCCTACACCTACTCCAACGGCAGGACCGTCACCTACAACCACCGGTTCGAGGGGGTGATCCACAACTTGGAGCATCACTACCAGAACACTTCATCGGCCAGCATTCGGGGGTGGTTGGATTCGTTTATGAAATCGGTGGAGTGCCCGCAATGCAGCGGCGGGCGGCTGAAGCCGGAAAGCCTTGCGGTGCGGATTGACCAACGGAACATCAACGACCTTGTAAGCCTTCCCATCAACGAAGCCGTTGCCGCGTTGCAGAAGCTGAAACTGAACAAACGCCAGCATGAAATCGGCCACCTGATTATCAAAGAAATCGTGGAGCGGATGGAGTTCCTGCTGGAAGTTGGCCTCCACTACCTGACGCTGAACCGAACCGCACGAACCCTTAGCGGAGGCGAGGCGCAACGGATCCGGCTGGCAACCCAAATCGGGTCCCAGCTGAGCGGGGTCCTGTACGTTTTGGACGAGCCATCAATCGGGCTTCACCAGCACGACAACGTGAAGCTGATCGGCTCGCTGAAACGCCTTCGCGACTTGGGGAACACCGTGGTGGTGGTGGAGCACGACCGCGAAATGATTGAAAGCGCCGACTACGTGATTGACCTTGGCCCCGGCGCCGGCGAGCTTGGCGGCGAACTTGTTGGAGCCTCGCTCCCCGAAGCCTTCCTTACCCTTGATGCCGGCCACCAAAACGGGCGGGCGCTGAAGATTGAGGGCGACCTTAGCCGCAGCCTCACCTTCCAATATCTAACGGGCCAGCGGGTGATTGAAACGCCAACCAAACGCCGCGCCGGCAACGGCAAGTATATCCGGCTGGAGGGGGCGCGCGGGCACAACCTGAAGAACGTGACGCTGGAGCTTCCGTTGGGGACGTTCGTCTGCGTGACGGGGCTGTCGGGGTCGGGGAAGTCATCGCTGATTAACGAGACGCTCTATCCAATTCTTTCGCATCACTTCTACCAAAGCCACCTTCCCACGCTTCCGCACAAGCGGATTGAGGGGTTGGAGCTGATTGACAAAGTGATTGATATTGACCAATCGCCGATTGGCCGGACCCCGCGCTCGAACCCGGCAACCTACACCGGGGTTTTCACCTTCATCCGCGACCTGTTCACGCAGTTGCCGGAGTCGAAGATCCGCGGCTACAGCGCGGGGCGGTTCAGCTTCAACGTGGCGGGCGGGCGGTGCGAGGAATGCGAGGGGGATGGATTGAAGAAGATCGAGATGAATTTCCTTCCCGACGTGTACGTCACCTGCGAGGCCTGCAACGGGAAACGCTACAACCGCGAAACGTTGGAGGTCCGCTACAAAGGGCGGAACATCAGCGAGGTGTTGGAGATGACGGTGGCCGAATCGGCAAGTTTTTTCGAGGACATCCCCCGCATCAGCCGGAAGCTGAAAACGTTGAACGATGTTGGGCTTGGGTATCTGCGGCTTGGGCAGCAGGCCACCACGCTCAGCGGCGGCGAGGCGCAGCGGGTGAAGTTGGCAACGGAGCTTTCCAAAGTCAGCACCGGGCGCACGATGTACCTGCTGGACGAACCCACCACGGGGCTGCATTTCGAGGATGTGCGGATGCTGCTGAAAGTGGTCCAATCGCTGGTGGACAAAGGGAACACGGTGGTGGTGATTGAGCACAACCTAGACGTGATAAAATCTGCCGATTGGATTATTGATGTTGGTCCCGAAGGGGGAAAACATGGCGGGCGCATCATTGCCGAAGGAACCCCGGAACAAGTGATGGAAATTGAAGAAAGCTACACCGGGCGCTACTTGGAGTTAGAAATGGAGATTGAGCGGCGGAGAAAGGGGTGA
- a CDS encoding histone H1: MDRFNQLKELVASFEKDFEKFYVKENKTAGVRVRKHMQTLRQFAQEIRNEVQAKKSEDAGE, encoded by the coding sequence ATGGATCGCTTCAATCAGCTGAAGGAACTTGTCGCATCGTTCGAGAAGGACTTCGAGAAGTTCTACGTCAAGGAGAACAAAACCGCAGGGGTGCGTGTTCGCAAGCACATGCAGACACTGCGCCAGTTTGCGCAGGAGATTCGCAACGAGGTCCAAGCCAAAAAGAGCGAGGACGCCGGCGAATAA
- a CDS encoding PorT family protein, whose translation MKTFRLLAAVCVGLACIGAAATAQSLLLGIYGGVNVATVESTGGGTASGHYGPIAGAAFEVGIIDPLAFRAEVQYVQRGGKLELTTSTSSAPVITEYTLDYLEIPVNLRLDLNQGSPTLYVYGGTTLGTLMAATANRGEQTDQDVKNSFETATISLDLGGGVDVELSKTIHLRGDLRYNYAITDEARQQQAFFDADSWKSQAIKGVVGVYFHL comes from the coding sequence ATGAAAACTTTTCGTTTACTGGCCGCCGTTTGTGTGGGCTTGGCCTGCATCGGCGCAGCCGCCACGGCGCAATCGCTCCTTCTGGGAATCTACGGCGGGGTCAACGTCGCCACGGTGGAATCCACCGGCGGCGGAACCGCAAGCGGGCATTACGGCCCGATAGCCGGCGCAGCATTCGAGGTTGGCATAATAGATCCGCTGGCCTTCCGTGCCGAGGTCCAATACGTTCAACGCGGCGGGAAGCTGGAGCTTACCACCAGCACCAGCAGCGCGCCGGTTATCACCGAGTACACGCTGGATTATTTAGAAATTCCCGTCAACCTTCGGCTGGACCTGAACCAGGGAAGCCCGACGTTGTACGTTTATGGCGGGACCACGCTTGGCACGCTGATGGCCGCCACGGCCAATCGCGGGGAACAAACCGATCAGGATGTGAAAAACTCGTTCGAAACCGCCACCATCTCGCTCGACTTGGGGGGCGGAGTTGATGTGGAACTCAGCAAAACCATCCACCTGCGCGGCGACCTACGCTACAACTACGCAATCACCGACGAGGCCCGCCAACAGCAAGCATTCTTCGACGCAGATTCCTGGAAATCGCAAGCCATTAAAGGGGTTGTGGGTGTCTATTTTCACCTGTGA
- a CDS encoding DUF3696 domain-containing protein gives MITALNIQNFKSWKQTGHIPLGKLTGIFGANSSGKTSLLQFLLMMKQTAETPDRSRVLHTGNDSTLVDLGTFYDIIYAHKEPGVIDFSIGWNTMKPMTIPLLDASNTERAFDKITFGASIEGNGNGIYVKKFNYRFDGMSFGMERQKDGKYKLTHEKFKAIRQQGRKWPLPEPVKSYGFPDQVVAYYQNVGFLPNLVLAFEQLMSSIYYLGPLREYPSRSYLWAGERPTGVGSRGELAISALLASRQQGKAIQPQKEKRKRRKTLEEYVAEWLKKLGIIHGFRLTSIAPNRKEYEVRVKTHPDSHEVLITDVGFGVSQVLPVIVLCFYAPEGSTIILEQPEIHLHPSIQAGLADVFIDAIKTRGVQIILESHSEHLLVRLQRRIAEELIDSNDVKLFFAENVGGSSTLSLLDLDIFGEIKNWPENFFGDSMKDLAAMTDAAINRKLKSNNA, from the coding sequence ATGATAACCGCGCTCAACATCCAGAATTTCAAATCATGGAAGCAGACGGGCCATATTCCATTAGGGAAACTCACTGGAATTTTTGGGGCTAACTCCTCCGGGAAAACAAGTTTGCTGCAATTTCTGTTGATGATGAAGCAAACAGCCGAAACGCCTGATAGATCACGGGTTCTGCACACTGGCAATGATAGCACGCTCGTGGACTTGGGTACTTTTTATGATATTATCTATGCTCATAAAGAGCCAGGGGTTATTGATTTTTCCATTGGATGGAATACTATGAAGCCAATGACAATCCCCTTATTAGATGCATCGAATACTGAGCGTGCATTTGATAAAATCACATTTGGTGCTTCAATAGAAGGCAATGGGAATGGTATTTATGTAAAAAAATTCAATTATCGGTTTGATGGTATGAGTTTTGGCATGGAGCGGCAAAAAGATGGGAAATACAAGCTGACGCATGAAAAATTTAAGGCAATACGCCAGCAAGGTCGGAAATGGCCTTTACCGGAACCGGTGAAATCGTATGGTTTTCCCGACCAGGTTGTTGCTTATTATCAAAACGTTGGTTTTTTACCAAATTTAGTTTTAGCATTTGAGCAACTGATGAGCAGCATCTACTATCTTGGCCCATTGCGTGAATATCCAAGCCGATCATATCTATGGGCAGGAGAGCGACCCACGGGAGTTGGCAGCCGTGGTGAGCTTGCCATCTCGGCGTTGCTTGCATCGCGGCAGCAAGGCAAAGCCATTCAACCCCAGAAAGAGAAACGTAAACGGCGTAAGACGTTAGAAGAGTATGTTGCCGAGTGGCTAAAAAAACTGGGAATTATTCATGGCTTCAGGCTCACCTCAATAGCACCGAATAGAAAAGAATATGAAGTACGTGTTAAAACGCATCCAGACTCCCACGAAGTTTTAATTACCGATGTCGGCTTTGGCGTTTCGCAAGTGCTTCCGGTGATTGTCCTCTGTTTTTATGCACCCGAAGGCTCTACTATAATTTTAGAACAACCTGAAATTCATCTCCATCCATCAATTCAAGCGGGATTAGCAGATGTTTTTATTGATGCAATTAAAACACGAGGCGTTCAAATCATTCTGGAAAGCCATAGCGAGCACCTTCTGGTAAGGCTTCAACGGCGTATTGCAGAAGAATTGATTGATAGCAATGATGTTAAATTATTTTTTGCTGAAAATGTGGGAGGCTCTTCAACGCTTTCGCTATTGGATTTAGATATTTTTGGAGAAATCAAAAACTGGCCGGAAAATTTCTTTGGTGATTCAATGAAAGACCTTGCAGCAATGACTGATGCGGCTATCAATCGCAAGCTAAAAAGCAATAATGCATAA